A region from the Ictalurus punctatus breed USDA103 chromosome 25, Coco_2.0, whole genome shotgun sequence genome encodes:
- the armt1 gene encoding damage-control phosphatase ARMT1, protein MATDQVFIPPPSLSAKFEGSFAYLTVRDRLPTILTRVIDTIHRNKNNFFEKHGQVGVEAEKRAISFLSKLRNELQTDKPVLPLTESGDDTEAWNQYLQRQQDLMEDGQQVSWFKSPWLYVECYMYRRIQEALWLSPPICDFDAFKEAKTHSFFESQQAIISLCTYLREILSTTDATNKKWLLEHFLRFLQVSLWGNRCDLSISAGLENSQKTSPMDSLSDLQHFVLVDDSEKVWSALTSGRGPGGTEETGVRVDVVLDNAGFELVADLVLADFMVSVGLAKEVRFHGKSIPWFVSDVGERDFDWTVSQTAASNHKHVSSCGVQWKRHVKDGAWSYHDHRFWTLPHEFCDMPADAADLYATLQGSDLILFKGDLNYRRLTGDRTWEHTVPFERALGGFLPAPLCSVRTLKANVQVGLEPGQAEKLASKDAEWMTSGKYAVIQFCGPVQQQQGS, encoded by the exons ATGGCGACAGATCAAGTTTTTATTCCTCCACCGTCGCTATCAGCTAAATTCGAAGG ATCTTTTGCGTATCTGACGGTAAGAGACCGGCTGCCCACGATCCTGACCAGAGTCATCGATACCATTCATCGAAACAAAAACAACTTCTTTGAGAAACATGGGCAG GTGGGTGTGGAAGCAGAGAAAAGAGCCATCTCCTTCCTCTCCAAGCTGAGGAACGAGCTGCAGACAGACAAACCCGTGCTGCCCCTGACCGAGTCTGGAGACGATACAGAAGCGTGGAACCAGTACTTGCAGAGACAGCAGGACCTGATGGAGGACGGGCAGCAGGTCAGCTGGTTCAAGTCACCCTGGCTCTATGTGGAATGCTACATGTACAGGAGGATTCAGGAGGCCTTGTGGCTCAG TCCTCCCATCTGTGATTTTGACGCCTTTAAGGAAGCAAAGACGCACAGCTTCTTCGAGTCCCAGCAAGCGATCATCTCGCTCTGTACGTACCTACGAGAGATCCTCTCCACCACAGATGCCACGAACAAGAAATGGCTGCTGGAACATTTCCTCAGGTTTCTACAG GTGTCCCTGTGGGGAAACCGGTGTGATTTATCCATCTCGGCCGGCCTGGAGAACTCTCAGAAGACCAGCCCGATGGATTCTCTGTCTGATCTGCAACACTTCGTCCTAGTGGACGATTCGGAAAAGGTGTGGTCGGCGTTAACGTCGGGACGAGGTCCCGGAGGGACGGAGGAGACCGGCGTCCGAGTGGACGTCGTCCTAGACAACGCTGGCTTCGAGCTAGTCGCTGATCTGGTGCTCGCAGATTTTATGGTGTCCGTCGGCTTGGCGAAGGAAGTGCGTTTCCACGGCAAGTCCATCCCGTGGTTCGTCTCGGACGTCGGCGAGCGGGATTTCGATTGGACCGTGTCGCAAACCGCGGCGTCCAATCACAAACACGTGTCGTCCTGCGGCGTCCAGTGGAAGCGCCACGTGAAGGACGGAGCGTGGTCGTATCACGACCATCGCTTCTGGACTCTACCGCACGAGTTCTGCGACATGCCGGCGGACGCCGCGGATCTCTACGCCACTCTACAGGGTTCGGATTTGATCCTGTTTAAAGGAGACCTGAACTACCGCCGGCTGACGGGAGACAGGACGTGGGAGCACACGGTGCCGTTCGAACGAGCACTCGGGGGCTTCCTGCCTGCTCCGTTGTGCAGCGTCAGGACTCTGAAGGCTAACGTGCAGGTCGGGTTAGAGCCGGGTCAGGCGGAGAAACTCGCCTCTAAGGACGCGGAGTGGATGACCAGCGGCAAATACGCAGTGATTCAGTTCTGTGGTCCGGTTCAGCAGCAGCAGGGTTCTTAA
- the zbtb2b gene encoding zinc finger and BTB domain-containing protein 2b gives MELANHGLILLQQLNAQREFGFLCDCTVAIGDVFFKAHKAVLAAFSNYFRMLFIHQDSDCVRLKPADIQPDIFSYLLNLMYTGKLAPQLIDPARLEQGVKFLHAYPLIQEASLNSQTAFSHPEPSIRLNTSLYGIQISGQQGSQSGRLSTRRQSSPVDSDSTGVLDGKSSTANASLSSGSRLQPDMEVEAAAVSSSQFGREGSEADASSGESLSALTSANPNTILHVKPSIMKRSSSFRKHYTCHICGSRFNQRAALREHLLWHAQAMAPLMLESGGATSPILPGGAATPEVEEVLTGVGASAATPIMVDVDVEQPLSGSKVSPRGEPAVSVPSCAAQPQADTPPPSDIADIDNLEGVADIEREVKRRKYECPTCGRKFIQKSHWREHMYIHTGKPYRCSACGKSFCRANQAARHVCMSQGAESAYTMVDRQSMELCAADDSSQMEALFLGSSGRPYKCNICEMTFTNPNEVIKHTCFNQGAVSEGSVSGTAGSGVNTDRAAKDEGSDVSSGGSLVMAIKTEEVLVD, from the exons ATGGAGCTGGCCAACCATGGTCTTATCCTCCTGCAGCAGCTCAACGCGCAGAGGGAGTTCGGCTTCCTGTGTGACTGCACGGTCGCCATCGGTGACGTCTTCTTCAAAGCACACAAGGCCGTGCTGGCCGCCTTCTCCAACTACTTcagaatgttattcattcaccAGGACAG CGACTGTGTTCGGTTAAAGCCCGCAGACATCCAGCCCGATATCTTCAGCTACCTCCTGAACCTGATGTACACTGGCAAACTGGCCCCGCAGCTCATCGACCCGGCCCGGCTAGAGCAGGGCGTGAAGTTCCTGCACGCTTACCCCCTCATCCAGGAGGCTAGCCTAAACAGCCAGACCGCCTTCTCTCATCCCGAGCCCAGCATCCGGCTGAACACCTCTCTCTACGGCATCCAGATATCAGGCCAACAGGGGTCTCAGTCCGGCCGTCTGTCCACCAGGAGGCAGTCCTCACCCGTCGACTCGGACAGCACAGGCGTGCTCGATGGGAAAAGCTCGACCGCGAACGCGTCTCTGTCGTCAGGATCCAGACTGCAGCCGGACATGGAGGTCGAGGCAGCGGCGGTGAGCAGTAGCCAGTTCGGGAGAGAAGGCTCCGAGGCAGACGCGTCGTCCGGCGAAAGCTTGTCCGCCTTGACGAGCGCGAACCCTAACACCATCCTCCACGTGAAGCCCAGCATCATGAAACGAAGCTCGTCGTTCCGGAAGCACTACACCTGCCACATCTGCGGCAGTCGCTTCAACCAGCGGGCGGCTCTGAGGGAACACCTTCTCTGGCACGCCCAGGCTATGGCACCTCTAATGCTGGAGTCTGGAGGTGCCACCTCTCCCATACTTCCCGGAGGAGCTGCCACACCCGAGGTGGAGGAAGTCCTCACCGGCGTTGGAGCGTCCGCAGCCACTCCCATCATGGTGGACGTCGATGTCGAACAGCCCCTGTCTGGATCTAAAGTCTCGCCGAGGGGCGAGCCGGCCGTCTCGGTCCCGTCGTGCGCGGCCCAGCCCCAAGCGGACACGCCTCCTCCGTCCGACATCGCCGACATCGACAACCTAGAAGGCGTGGCCGACATCGAGCGAGAGGTGAAGAGACGGAAGTACGAGTGCCCCACCTGCGGACGCAAGTTCATCCAGAAGAGCCACTGGCGCGAACACATGTACATCCACACGGGAAAGCCGTACCGCTGCAGCGCCTGCGGGAAGAGCTTCTGCCGAGCCAATCAGGCAGCACGACACGTCTGCATGAGCCAAGGTGCGGAGTCGGCGTACACCATGGTAGACCGGCAGAGCATGGAGCTGTGCGCGGCGGACGACTCCAGCCAGATGGAGGCCCTGTTCCTGGGCTCCTCGGGAAGACCGTACAAGTGTAACATATGCGAAATGACCTTCACCAACCCGAACGAAGTCATCAAGCACACGTGCTTTAACCAGGGCGCGGTCTCGGAGGGAAGCGTCTCAGGAACGGCGGGGAGCGGCGTGAACACTGACAGAGCGGCCAAAGATGAGGGCTCCGATGTGTCTAGTGGTGGATCTTTAGTGATGGCCATTAAAACAGAGGAGGTCTTGGTAGATTAA